One Triticum dicoccoides isolate Atlit2015 ecotype Zavitan chromosome 4B, WEW_v2.0, whole genome shotgun sequence genomic window carries:
- the LOC119294495 gene encoding leucine-rich repeat protein 1-like isoform X2, which translates to MRLAMETSPHLKLISLALLLAMFPQAMAAPPPSLLKEQAGALLAWKATIQSPPSQLQSWGNTTTRPCAWYGVKCGVHGATHQEVVITEISLRGLRLRARLEALNFTVLHTLTSIRLPNNQIRGPFPPAFASSLPNLRHLMLQGNKISGEIPKQIDHLKGLVTLELSYNHLSGSIPTELGYLKKLTRASIYRKRDGEM; encoded by the coding sequence ATGCGACTAGCCATGGAGACTTCCCCTCACCTAAAGCTCATCTCGCTTGCTCTCCTACTAGCCATGTTTCCCCAGGCCATGGCAGCACCACCACCATCCCTCCTGAAAGAACAGGCAGGAGCCCTCCTCGCCTGGAAAGCCACCATACAGAGCCCCCCATCCCAGCTCCAGTCCTGGGGAAACACCACCACACGGCCATGCGCCTGGTATGGTGTCAAGTGCGGCGTGCATGGAGCAACACACCAAGAGGTGGTGATCACCGAGATCTCTCTCCGTGGGCTGCGGCTTAGAGCGCGGCTAGAGGCCCTCAACTTCACAGTGTTGCATACTCTCACGAGTATCCGACTACCCAACAATCAGATAAGGGGTCCCTTTCCACCCGCTTTCGCATCATCCTTGCCAAACCTGCGGCACCTAATGCTCCAGGGGAATAAAATCTCCGGCGAAATACCGAAGCAAATAGATCACCTAAAAGGTCTTGTGACACTGGAATTGTCATACAACCATTTGTCTGGTTCCATCCCCACTGAACTAGGCTACCTAAAGAAGCTCACCAG